One genomic segment of Clostridium saccharoperbutylacetonicum N1-4(HMT) includes these proteins:
- a CDS encoding chemotaxis protein CheD has translation MEYIVGIGEYIISTNNEDIVKTFALSTCVAMVIYDQNKKILAMAHVLLPNASTDVDDEAYRTAKYADRAVYNVINEMKLKYNCNLKDFKISLYGGVDSELEDRFKVGERNLTVIKEILNDMNLRYEIVNTGGRVSRTLIAHTATGEVEVKSIPIQGVFS, from the coding sequence ATGGAATATATAGTTGGAATTGGGGAATATATAATCTCAACAAATAATGAAGATATTGTTAAAACCTTTGCTTTATCAACTTGTGTAGCTATGGTAATTTATGATCAAAACAAAAAGATACTTGCAATGGCTCATGTTTTGCTGCCTAATGCTTCAACTGATGTTGATGATGAAGCGTATAGAACAGCAAAATATGCTGATAGGGCTGTTTATAATGTTATTAATGAAATGAAGCTAAAGTATAATTGTAACTTGAAAGATTTTAAAATATCGTTATATGGTGGAGTTGATTCAGAATTAGAGGATCGTTTCAAAGTTGGAGAAAGGAATTTAACTGTTATCAAAGAAATATTAAATGATATGAATCTAAGGTATGAAATAGTTAATACAGGAGGAAGGGTTTCTAGAACATTAATAGCTCATACAGCTACTGGAGAGGTTGAAGTGAAATCAATACCTATTCAAGGTGTCTTTAGCTAG
- the uvsE gene encoding UV DNA damage repair endonuclease UvsE produces MKIGYACLTIGVLNANLKSCTAKSANDEKLIEVTENNLKSLHNIIKYNIENNIKLFRISSDLIPFGSSPLNNLPWWDIFGEEFAKIGKEIRKNSIRVSMHPGQYTVLNSTSEDVVKRAMTDLNYHNKVLDCLGVNEESKIVLHIGGVYNDKKSAIKRFIDNYALLENGIKQRLVIENDDKSYNINDVLEIGHKLNIPVIFDNLHNKINPYSNIKSELYWINECKKTWGEKDGTQKIHYSQQDILKKPGSHSNTIEVESFVDFYKGLERDDIDIMLEVKDKNLSAVKCINSITKDKSINKLEEEWSRYKYKVLESSPKIYLDIRKLLKDKKEYPVVKFYNYIDEAIKQEYTIGNSINAAMHIWGYFKNKASLKEKEIFLKNVDKYEQGKISIKVIKNMLRKLAFKYKEYYLLDSYYFSI; encoded by the coding sequence TTGAAAATTGGTTATGCTTGTTTAACAATAGGAGTTTTGAACGCTAATTTAAAAAGCTGCACAGCTAAAAGTGCAAATGATGAAAAGCTAATAGAAGTAACAGAGAATAATTTAAAATCTCTTCATAATATAATTAAGTATAATATTGAAAATAATATTAAACTTTTTAGAATTAGTTCTGATTTAATTCCTTTTGGTTCAAGTCCACTAAATAATTTGCCATGGTGGGATATTTTTGGAGAAGAGTTTGCGAAAATAGGAAAGGAAATAAGAAAAAATAGCATAAGAGTTTCAATGCATCCAGGTCAATATACTGTACTCAATTCTACTAGTGAAGATGTAGTAAAAAGGGCAATGACAGATTTAAATTATCATAATAAAGTCTTAGATTGTCTTGGAGTTAATGAAGAAAGCAAAATAGTATTACATATAGGTGGAGTATATAATGATAAGAAATCAGCAATAAAAAGATTTATAGATAACTATGCATTATTGGAAAATGGAATCAAGCAAAGATTGGTTATTGAAAATGATGATAAATCTTATAACATAAATGATGTACTAGAAATAGGGCACAAGTTAAATATACCAGTTATTTTTGATAATTTACATAATAAAATTAATCCATATTCAAATATAAAAAGTGAATTGTATTGGATAAATGAATGCAAAAAAACATGGGGAGAAAAAGATGGGACTCAAAAAATTCATTATTCACAGCAGGATATTTTAAAGAAACCTGGGTCACATTCTAATACAATAGAAGTAGAGAGTTTTGTTGATTTTTATAAAGGATTAGAAAGAGATGATATTGATATAATGCTTGAAGTTAAAGATAAAAATCTTTCAGCAGTCAAATGTATAAATTCTATAACAAAAGATAAATCAATTAATAAGTTAGAAGAGGAATGGAGTAGATATAAATATAAAGTCCTAGAAAGCTCACCTAAAATTTATCTTGATATAAGGAAGTTACTTAAAGATAAGAAGGAGTATCCTGTAGTTAAATTTTATAATTATATTGATGAAGCAATAAAACAAGAATATACAATTGGAAATTCAATTAATGCTGCAATGCATATTTGGGGATACTTTAAAAATAAAGCAAGTTTAAAAGAAAAAGAAATTTTTTTGAAAAATGTTGATAAATATGAGCAAGGTAAAATATCTATTAAAGTAATAAAAAATATGTTAAGGAAGCTGGCTTTTAAATATAAAGAATATTATTTATTAGATTCATATTATTTTTCTATTTAA
- a CDS encoding bacteriohemerythrin has protein sequence MYEILENKNAGLQYNLFKKIHPGFKTFFDDFNEDSLAIMGKKANVNDEIIILFMNSIWDDNLSIGIGNIDRQHKEILNCISELLFFMKQNKSKKVILKAFDETEKFISRHFKEEEAIQKQYKYPKYKTIVKEHRKVLSELDKLKCFVENGSMSPLFVANTYQKMFNGYRRHILELDKEFGEFLLKSIRG, from the coding sequence ATGTATGAAATTTTAGAAAATAAGAATGCTGGGTTACAGTATAATTTGTTTAAAAAAATTCATCCTGGGTTTAAGACGTTTTTTGATGATTTTAATGAAGATTCATTGGCTATTATGGGAAAAAAAGCAAATGTTAATGATGAAATCATAATACTATTTATGAACTCAATTTGGGATGATAATTTATCTATAGGAATTGGAAATATTGATCGTCAACATAAAGAAATACTTAATTGTATTAGTGAATTATTGTTTTTTATGAAACAAAATAAGAGCAAAAAAGTAATTTTAAAGGCATTTGATGAGACAGAAAAATTTATTAGCAGACATTTTAAAGAAGAGGAAGCAATTCAAAAGCAATATAAATATCCTAAGTACAAAACAATAGTAAAGGAACATAGAAAGGTTTTAAGTGAATTAGATAAATTAAAGTGTTTCGTTGAAAATGGAAGTATGTCTCCTTTGTTTGTGGCTAATACATATCAAAAAATGTTTAATGGATATAGGAGGCATATATTGGAGTTAGATAAGGAATTTGGAGAATTTTTATTAAAGTCAATCAGAGGATAA
- a CDS encoding MEDS domain-containing protein: protein MRILCDDCNTNCNIEKYKERLENIIVKTNYNLLDDEVIYLSQFLDDMIANCVFCETKNLYKFNKKYTFKAYEILYYYGKQHLFLNLFYYISEAIKNDKLIYIIMEEELYENLIKTLIINRVNIDNIKLKALEDIILGEDEYRLNETSDLFSSNYKKKQSGVNWIIEPLHITNTSVQKYILDLKVTINKFMKNSKSSILYVYDAYECMHEHKIASKLDCTLKCVMENSSTNLYQ, encoded by the coding sequence ATGAGAATTTTATGTGATGATTGCAATACAAATTGCAATATTGAAAAATACAAAGAAAGATTGGAGAATATTATTGTTAAAACAAATTATAATTTGTTGGATGATGAGGTAATTTATCTAAGTCAGTTTCTTGACGATATGATAGCTAATTGTGTTTTTTGTGAAACCAAAAATTTGTATAAGTTTAATAAAAAGTATACATTTAAGGCATATGAAATTTTATATTACTATGGAAAGCAACACTTATTTTTGAATTTATTTTATTATATAAGTGAAGCAATTAAAAATGATAAGTTAATTTATATTATTATGGAAGAAGAACTTTATGAAAATTTAATTAAAACACTTATAATAAATAGAGTTAATATTGATAATATTAAACTAAAGGCTTTGGAGGATATAATTTTAGGCGAAGATGAGTATCGATTAAATGAAACATCAGACTTATTTTCCTCAAATTATAAAAAGAAACAAAGTGGAGTAAATTGGATAATTGAACCATTGCATATAACTAATACAAGTGTACAAAAATATATTTTAGATTTGAAAGTCACTATAAATAAATTCATGAAAAATAGTAAATCAAGTATATTGTATGTATATGATGCTTATGAATGTATGCATGAACATAAAATTGCTTCAAAATTAGATTGCACTTTAAAATGTGTAATGGAAAATTCATCTACTAATTTATACCAATAA
- the rbr gene encoding rubrerythrin encodes MDNLKGTKTEANLLAAFAGESQARNKYSYFASKAKKDGFVQIASIFEETANNEKEHAKIWFKLLEGIGTTADNLKSAAEGEHYEWTDMYVTFAKEAKEEGFDRIAYLFEQVAKIEKEHEERYRKLIANVEGDLVFSKDGDVIWECANCGYIHIGKKAPEMCPVCEHPKSYFQEKAKNY; translated from the coding sequence ATGGACAATTTAAAAGGAACAAAAACAGAAGCAAATTTATTAGCAGCTTTTGCAGGAGAATCACAAGCAAGAAATAAGTATAGTTATTTTGCATCAAAAGCCAAAAAAGACGGTTTTGTACAAATTGCATCTATTTTTGAAGAAACTGCAAATAACGAAAAAGAGCATGCTAAAATTTGGTTTAAGCTTTTAGAAGGAATAGGAACTACAGCAGATAATCTAAAATCAGCAGCTGAAGGAGAACATTATGAATGGACAGATATGTATGTAACTTTTGCAAAAGAAGCCAAAGAAGAGGGGTTTGATAGAATTGCATATTTGTTTGAACAGGTTGCTAAAATTGAAAAAGAACATGAGGAACGATATAGAAAGCTTATTGCTAATGTTGAAGGTGATTTGGTATTTTCAAAGGATGGAGATGTGATTTGGGAATGCGCTAATTGTGGATATATCCATATTGGGAAGAAAGCACCTGAAATGTGCCCAGTATGTGAACATCCAAAAAGTTATTTTCAAGAAAAAGCTAAAAATTATTGA
- a CDS encoding desulfoferrodoxin family protein codes for MEEQKFYVCKHCGNMVASIKDSGVKITCCGEPMTLLEPGTVEASVEKHVPAVTYENGVVNVEVGSVLHPMEAEHYIEWVFLKTENGGHRKILKSGDEPKASFCLGEDKPMAVYAYCNLHGLWMAKI; via the coding sequence ATGGAAGAACAAAAATTTTATGTATGTAAACATTGTGGTAATATGGTAGCATCAATAAAAGATTCAGGAGTAAAGATAACATGTTGTGGTGAACCAATGACATTATTAGAGCCAGGAACAGTTGAAGCTAGTGTTGAAAAGCATGTACCTGCTGTTACATATGAAAATGGAGTTGTTAATGTTGAAGTTGGTTCGGTTTTACATCCAATGGAAGCAGAACATTATATTGAGTGGGTTTTCTTGAAAACTGAAAATGGTGGGCATAGAAAGATTTTAAAGTCAGGTGATGAACCTAAAGCATCCTTTTGCTTAGGAGAGGATAAACCAATGGCTGTGTATGCTTATTGCAATTTACACGGTCTTTGGATGGCAAAAATTTAG
- a CDS encoding desulfoferrodoxin, which translates to MGEYRYYICKKCSNLVVSIKNSAGKMICCGEPMNRLTNDAMEASWQKNIPIFTYENGVAKLGVDSSILPMIEEYSTKWIF; encoded by the coding sequence ATGGGAGAATATAGATATTATATTTGTAAAAAATGTTCTAACTTGGTTGTATCCATAAAAAATTCAGCAGGAAAAATGATTTGCTGTGGAGAACCAATGAATAGGTTGACAAATGATGCGATGGAAGCTAGTTGGCAGAAGAATATTCCTATTTTTACATATGAAAATGGAGTTGCTAAACTTGGAGTTGATTCAAGCATACTTCCTATGATAGAAGAATATAGTACAAAATGGATTTTCTAA
- a CDS encoding HDOD domain-containing protein codes for MEKILFVDDEAQILKACRRLFVDSKYDVITAQSGEEALNILKDEEIDIIVSDMKMPYMSGYELLSKVKELYPDIIRIILSGFSDEKVVFEALQKNIAKLYILKPWENDVLINTLEKVLQLEKVLKNNNILKLINKAEELPTIKTSYEKIIKTIDSEKEIHKIVEAIEGDYSIASKLLHIVNSSYYGIKTGSVQRAVSYLGVDNIKNIVIASAFIDSLKFDPRYSKRLALLWKQSFVSNRIFNIIYNEFLNKKIPEIAMTAGLLCNVGIVFMINFYKDTYIEMFDSIKKKGEDITELENKVFGTNHQEIGGYLLRWWDIPIPVVEAAIYHHNPFDDNIINKEITCIAHIAEKYAWDVLEEIYIGKFSENVFEVLGIDKALFERKLKDNMELTGMVGV; via the coding sequence TTGGAGAAAATTCTTTTTGTTGATGATGAAGCTCAAATATTAAAAGCTTGCAGAAGACTTTTTGTTGATTCAAAATATGATGTGATTACTGCTCAAAGTGGTGAGGAAGCCTTAAATATTTTAAAAGATGAAGAGATTGATATTATAGTAAGTGATATGAAAATGCCTTATATGTCAGGATATGAATTGCTTAGTAAAGTAAAAGAATTATATCCAGATATAATTCGTATAATATTAAGTGGATTTTCAGATGAAAAAGTTGTTTTTGAGGCATTACAAAAAAACATTGCAAAGCTATATATCTTAAAACCATGGGAAAATGATGTACTTATAAACACTTTAGAAAAGGTACTTCAACTTGAAAAAGTATTGAAGAATAATAATATTTTAAAACTTATAAATAAAGCGGAAGAACTACCAACAATTAAAACTTCTTATGAGAAGATTATAAAAACAATAGATAGCGAAAAAGAGATCCATAAAATAGTTGAAGCCATAGAAGGCGATTATTCTATTGCGAGTAAGTTACTTCACATTGTCAATTCATCCTACTATGGTATAAAAACTGGTTCTGTACAAAGAGCGGTTTCTTACCTCGGAGTTGATAATATAAAAAATATAGTTATTGCTTCAGCTTTTATTGATAGCTTGAAATTTGATCCTAGGTATAGTAAAAGATTAGCTTTATTATGGAAGCAATCATTTGTATCAAATAGAATATTTAATATAATATACAATGAATTTTTAAATAAGAAAATTCCAGAAATAGCGATGACTGCAGGGCTCTTATGTAATGTTGGGATTGTATTCATGATAAATTTTTATAAAGATACATATATAGAGATGTTTGATAGTATAAAGAAAAAAGGTGAGGACATAACAGAACTTGAAAACAAAGTGTTTGGAACAAATCATCAGGAGATAGGAGGATATTTATTAAGATGGTGGGATATACCTATTCCTGTTGTTGAGGCCGCAATTTATCATCATAATCCTTTTGACGACAATATTATAAATAAGGAAATTACATGTATTGCACATATAGCTGAAAAATATGCTTGGGATGTTTTAGAAGAGATTTATATTGGTAAATTTAGTGAAAATGTATTCGAAGTACTAGGTATTGATAAAGCATTATTTGAAAGAAAGCTTAAAGATAACATGGAATTAACTGGCATGGTTGGAGTATAG
- a CDS encoding FIST signal transduction protein has translation MVVEQFKFNEINDIDKLSEMCTLVESNLILMFGSKEFICNKDIFDKIRGYYKTAYIIGCSTAGEVYNDQVNDNVLTVTAIKFKRTEVKFFQSKIFDSKQCYKQGIKIANSIPKENLSHLFVLSEGMNINGSKFIEGLVDGLPEEVKITGGLAADDDRYFETFVIANDYAEENSVAVIAFYGENIKIGYGSVGGWNTFGIERKITKANENILYELDGKPALDLYVEYLGEYAKDLPASGLFFPLNIRSDDNKFNVVRTVSSINEKERSLKYVGEIPKGYHARLMRANFNNLINGAAKAAENCIKSISYNKPQLGIIVSCCGRKFVLNQMCDEEIEVVRNIFGKDVVLTGFYSYGEIAPSNKDSVTEFHNQTMTITLIGEEE, from the coding sequence ATGGTTGTTGAGCAATTTAAATTTAACGAAATAAATGATATAGATAAACTCAGTGAAATGTGTACTTTGGTAGAATCAAATTTAATCCTAATGTTTGGGTCAAAGGAGTTTATTTGCAACAAAGATATATTTGATAAGATTCGAGGGTATTATAAAACAGCATATATAATTGGGTGTTCAACTGCTGGAGAGGTATATAATGATCAGGTTAATGATAATGTACTGACAGTTACAGCAATAAAGTTTAAAAGAACTGAAGTGAAATTCTTTCAATCAAAGATCTTTGATTCTAAACAATGTTATAAACAAGGTATAAAAATAGCAAATTCTATCCCAAAAGAAAATTTATCTCATTTATTTGTACTTAGTGAAGGGATGAATATAAATGGTAGTAAATTTATTGAAGGATTAGTGGATGGCCTTCCTGAAGAAGTTAAAATAACAGGAGGACTTGCAGCAGATGATGATAGGTATTTTGAAACTTTTGTTATTGCAAATGATTACGCTGAAGAAAATTCAGTTGCAGTCATAGCATTCTATGGGGAAAATATTAAAATTGGGTATGGTTCTGTTGGTGGTTGGAATACTTTTGGAATAGAAAGAAAAATTACAAAAGCAAATGAAAACATTTTATATGAATTAGATGGAAAGCCTGCTTTGGATTTATATGTTGAATATTTGGGAGAATATGCAAAGGATTTACCAGCTAGTGGTTTATTTTTTCCATTAAATATAAGATCAGATGACAATAAGTTTAACGTTGTTAGGACAGTTTCAAGTATTAATGAGAAAGAGAGAAGCCTTAAATATGTTGGCGAAATACCTAAGGGATATCACGCAAGATTAATGAGAGCTAACTTTAATAATTTGATTAATGGTGCGGCTAAGGCAGCAGAAAATTGTATTAAAAGTATTAGTTATAATAAGCCTCAGCTTGGAATAATAGTTAGTTGTTGTGGACGAAAATTTGTTTTGAATCAAATGTGCGATGAAGAGATTGAAGTGGTAAGAAACATTTTTGGAAAAGATGTTGTTTTAACTGGATTTTATTCTTATGGAGAAATAGCACCATCTAATAAGGATTCAGTAACTGAATTTCATAATCAAACAATGACTATTACACTCATTGGAGAGGAAGAGTAA